One window of the Anaeromyxobacter dehalogenans 2CP-C genome contains the following:
- a CDS encoding class I fructose-bisphosphate aldolase has product MPEHTTERVKQILSWYGSDNPGTLANLHRMLMHGKLGGTGKMVILPVDQGFEHGPARSFAKNPDGYDPDYHFQLAIDAGCNAYAAPLGFIEAGAAKFAGQIPLILKLNNSDSLSKMGGAPCSAVTASVKEAVRLGCSAVGFTIYPASDARNTQLEELREITQEAKSMGLAVVVWSYPRGSGVSKDGETAVDISAYAAQIAAQMGAHVIKVKPPKDLVELDAAKKVYEEQKIPTKTLAERVRHVVQSAFNGKRIVIFSGGEAKGTDAVLEEIRGLKEGGAFGSIMGRNAFQRPKAEALKLLAEVMKIYAS; this is encoded by the coding sequence ATGCCCGAGCACACGACCGAGCGCGTGAAGCAGATCCTGTCCTGGTACGGATCGGACAACCCCGGGACGCTGGCGAACCTGCACCGCATGCTCATGCACGGCAAGCTGGGCGGCACCGGCAAGATGGTGATCCTGCCGGTGGACCAGGGCTTCGAGCACGGGCCGGCGCGGTCGTTCGCGAAGAACCCCGACGGCTACGATCCCGACTACCACTTCCAGCTCGCCATCGACGCGGGCTGCAACGCCTACGCGGCCCCGCTCGGCTTCATCGAGGCGGGCGCGGCGAAGTTCGCGGGGCAGATCCCGCTCATCCTGAAGCTCAACAACTCCGACTCGCTCTCGAAGATGGGCGGCGCGCCCTGCTCGGCGGTGACCGCCTCCGTGAAGGAGGCCGTGCGCCTGGGCTGCTCCGCGGTCGGCTTCACCATCTACCCGGCCTCCGACGCCCGGAACACGCAGCTCGAGGAGCTCCGCGAGATCACCCAGGAGGCGAAGTCGATGGGCCTCGCGGTGGTGGTGTGGAGCTACCCGCGCGGCTCCGGCGTCTCCAAGGACGGCGAGACCGCGGTGGACATCAGCGCGTACGCCGCGCAGATCGCCGCGCAGATGGGCGCCCACGTCATCAAGGTGAAGCCGCCCAAGGACCTGGTGGAGCTGGACGCGGCGAAGAAGGTCTACGAGGAGCAGAAGATCCCGACGAAGACGCTGGCCGAGCGCGTGCGCCACGTGGTGCAGAGCGCGTTCAACGGCAAGCGCATCGTGATCTTCTCCGGCGGCGAGGCGAAGGGCACCGACGCGGTGCTCGAGGAGATCCGCGGCCTCAAGGAGGGCGGCGCGTTCGGCTCGATCATGGGCCGCAACGCGTTCCAGCGCCCGAAGGCCGAGGCGCTGAAGCTGCTCGCCGAGGTCATGAAGATCTACGCCAGCTAG
- a CDS encoding DUF2795 domain-containing protein: MARGMGERPERSPSAILSEVEYPITRDELSSAAAEAGAPADAINFLRSLPDRTYTSPSDVLREFGEGSARFGMHRTDVRHREDLGKEAVETGANPTRHP; the protein is encoded by the coding sequence ATGGCCCGTGGAATGGGAGAGCGTCCGGAGCGCAGCCCCTCGGCGATCCTGTCGGAGGTCGAGTATCCGATCACGCGCGACGAGCTGTCGTCGGCGGCGGCCGAGGCCGGCGCGCCGGCGGACGCCATCAACTTCCTGAGGTCGCTGCCCGACCGGACGTACACGAGCCCGTCGGACGTGCTCCGGGAGTTCGGCGAGGGGAGCGCGCGCTTCGGGATGCACCGGACGGACGTGCGGCACCGGGAGGACCTGGGGAAGGAAGCGGTGGAGACGGGGGCGAATCCGACGAGGCATCCGTAG
- a CDS encoding DUF507 family protein: MRLYPKVIPTIAREVVQTLMQDGDVEVETLRIADAEMDMAAIMKEYLAAEERVNAATREALERRGYDHSRFNQVKREMADVRGFKMGDEGIEYVIGQMIEFLLISRNVEEVFSEDHVLRKKVFNIFKKHLDVDEEIDREARARLKHLQEGTAAWDIEYQKTVELLRRSRGLI; encoded by the coding sequence ATGCGGCTTTACCCGAAGGTCATCCCGACGATCGCCCGCGAGGTCGTACAGACCCTCATGCAGGACGGCGACGTGGAGGTGGAGACCCTGCGCATCGCCGACGCCGAGATGGACATGGCGGCGATCATGAAGGAGTACCTCGCCGCGGAGGAGCGGGTGAACGCCGCCACGCGCGAGGCGCTGGAGCGCCGCGGCTACGATCACTCCCGGTTCAACCAGGTGAAGCGCGAGATGGCGGACGTCCGCGGCTTCAAGATGGGGGACGAGGGGATCGAGTACGTCATCGGCCAGATGATCGAGTTCCTGCTCATCTCCCGGAACGTGGAGGAGGTCTTCTCCGAGGACCACGTCCTCCGCAAGAAGGTCTTCAACATCTTCAAGAAGCACCTCGACGTGGACGAGGAGATCGACCGCGAGGCGCGCGCCCGGCTGAAGCACCTGCAGGAGGGCACGGCCGCCTGGGACATCGAGTACCAGAAGACGGTCGAGCTGCTCCGCCGCTCGCGCGGGCTCATCTAG